The following are from one region of the Nostoc cf. commune SO-36 genome:
- a CDS encoding COR domain-containing protein, translating into MANTPQRYLKKIREAKQKKLKELDLSNNWSTNDKEKLTEIPAEVFELKWLEVLNLSYNQLRTLPEAIADLQQLTSLNLSLNQLTTLPEAIADLQQLTSLDLSSNQLRTLPEAITDLQQLTSLNLSRNQLRTLPEAIANLQQLTSLNLSLNKLKILPETIANLQQLTSLGLSGNQLTTLPKAIPRLQQLTTLYLSRNKLTTLPEGFARLQQLTTLKLNLNKLTTLPEAIADLQQLNSLDLKDNPIEQPPPEIVAKGIKAIKDYFRQLKAQGTDYLYEAKLLIIGEGGAGKTTLAKKIEHVNYQLREEDSTKGIEVIQWGFPMENGQEFRVNIWDFGGQEIYHATHQFFLTKRSLYVLVADTRKEDTDFNYWLNVVELLSDNSPLLIIKNEKQDRHREINELQLRGQFTNLKETLPTNLATNRGLEQVLKQIKLYIQSLPHIGSPLPRTWVKVRKALESDSRNYIGLDEYLSICQQNGFTETNDKLPLSSYLHDLGVCLHFQEDPLLNKTVILKPKWGTDAVYKVLDNEKVICNFGSFTRSDLTNIWREDEYATMHDELLRLMINFKLCYEIPRSQGKYIAPQLLSANQPSYKWNETNNLILRYTYEFMPKGIITQFIVAMHKLINEQKCVWKSGVVLSKDQTQAEVIEYYGKREIKIRFSGRHKRDLMTIVTHELDKIHDSYKRLKYNKLIPCNCVTCKDNQEPHFYPFDILRQFVADKQERIQCQKSYQMIDVLGLIDDVMNRKELEKAEDMPKRFEPENNPQREEHKPSSQISPAERGIALAMALAVLTVFIVLVLNPRAMQGSTLAIIRFLAAIFAGISGYFFTGSLGLEAHVPLNKTNIKAGGAFAAFVFVFLLFFYGVPASEN; encoded by the coding sequence ATACGCCTCAACGTTACCTTAAAAAAATCCGAGAAGCGAAACAGAAAAAGCTTAAAGAACTAGATTTAAGCAATAATTGGAGTACTAATGACAAGGAAAAATTAACGGAAATTCCTGCTGAGGTGTTTGAACTGAAATGGTTGGAGGTTTTGAATTTAAGCTACAACCAATTAAGGACACTGCCAGAAGCGATCGCTGATCTGCAACAACTCACTTCCCTGAATTTAAGCCTCAACCAATTAACGACGCTGCCAGAAGCGATCGCTGATCTGCAACAACTCACTTCCCTGGATTTAAGCAGCAACCAATTAAGGACACTGCCAGAAGCGATCACTGATCTGCAACAACTCACTTCCCTGAATTTAAGCCGCAACCAATTAAGGACACTGCCAGAAGCGATCGCTAATCTGCAACAACTCACTTCCCTGAATTTAAGCCTCAACAAATTAAAGATACTGCCAGAAACGATCGCTAATCTGCAACAACTCACTTCTCTGGGTTTAAGCGGTAACCAATTAACGACACTGCCAAAAGCGATCCCCCGCTTGCAACAACTCACCACCCTGTATTTAAGCCGCAACAAATTAACCACACTGCCAGAAGGGTTCGCCCGCCTGCAACAACTCACCACTCTGAAATTAAACCTCAACAAATTAACGACACTGCCAGAAGCGATCGCTGATCTGCAACAACTCAATTCCCTGGATTTAAAGGACAACCCCATCGAACAGCCACCACCAGAAATTGTTGCAAAAGGTATTAAGGCTATTAAGGATTATTTCCGGCAACTGAAAGCACAAGGTACAGATTATCTGTATGAAGCAAAGTTACTAATTATCGGCGAAGGAGGCGCAGGGAAGACAACACTGGCGAAAAAGATTGAACACGTAAATTATCAACTCCGAGAGGAAGACTCTACGAAGGGAATTGAGGTGATCCAGTGGGGTTTTCCAATGGAAAATGGGCAAGAATTTCGAGTCAATATCTGGGATTTTGGGGGACAAGAGATTTATCATGCAACTCACCAGTTTTTCCTCACCAAGCGTTCCCTCTATGTCTTAGTGGCAGATACCCGCAAGGAAGACACGGATTTTAATTACTGGTTGAATGTGGTGGAACTGTTGAGCGATAACAGTCCACTGCTAATCATCAAAAATGAGAAACAAGACCGCCACCGGGAAATTAATGAACTCCAGTTACGGGGGCAGTTTACTAATTTGAAGGAAACTTTACCAACGAACCTTGCTACTAACAGAGGTTTAGAACAAGTTTTAAAACAAATCAAGCTTTATATTCAAAGCTTGCCTCATATTGGCAGTCCGCTCCCAAGAACCTGGGTTAAAGTCCGGAAAGCTTTGGAAAGTGACTCACGCAATTACATCGGCTTGGATGAATACCTGAGCATCTGTCAACAAAATGGGTTTACCGAAACAAATGACAAGTTGCCGTTAAGCAGCTATCTGCACGATTTGGGAGTATGCTTGCACTTCCAGGAAGACCCACTTTTGAATAAGACCGTCATCCTCAAACCCAAGTGGGGAACTGATGCAGTCTACAAAGTGCTGGATAATGAAAAGGTTATTTGCAACTTCGGCAGTTTCACACGGTCTGACTTGACAAACATCTGGCGTGAAGATGAATACGCCACGATGCATGATGAACTATTGCGCCTGATGATCAACTTCAAGCTGTGTTATGAAATTCCTAGAAGCCAAGGAAAGTATATTGCCCCACAACTGCTATCTGCAAATCAACCCTCCTATAAGTGGAATGAAACCAACAACCTGATACTGCGTTACACTTACGAGTTCATGCCCAAGGGGATCATCACCCAGTTCATCGTCGCCATGCATAAGTTGATAAATGAACAAAAATGTGTCTGGAAAAGCGGCGTTGTTCTCAGCAAAGACCAGACGCAGGCAGAGGTGATTGAATATTACGGCAAGCGGGAGATTAAGATTCGATTCTCAGGTCGTCACAAAAGAGATTTGATGACTATAGTTACACATGAACTCGATAAAATTCATGACTCCTACAAGCGACTAAAGTACAACAAGTTAATTCCCTGTAATTGTGTGACTTGCAAAGATAACCAAGAGCCACACTTTTACCCCTTTGACATATTGCGACAGTTTGTAGCTGATAAGCAAGAACGCATTCAATGTCAAAAAAGCTATCAAATGATTGATGTCTTGGGCTTAATTGATGATGTGATGAATAGAAAGGAGCTAGAGAAAGCAGAAGATATGCCGAAACGATTTGAACCGGAAAATAATCCTCAACGAGAAGAGCATAAACCATCCTCGCAAATTTCACCTGCTGAACGTGGAATAGCTCTTGCTATGGCTCTGGCGGTCTTAACAGTCTTTATTGTTCTTGTACTCAACCCACGAGCAATGCAAGGTAGCACTTTAGCAATAATTAGATTTTTAGCAGCTATATTTGCTGGGATATCAGGTTATTTTTTCACAGGTAGTCTTGGTTTAGAAGCACACGTACCTTTGAATAAAACTAATATTAAAGCTGGAGGAGCATTTGCAGCGTTTGTCTTTGTATTTCTTCTATTCTTTTATGGAGTCCCAGCATCCGAGAATTAA
- a CDS encoding energy transducer TonB, whose amino-acid sequence MSFSGITVEQRSKEVEALKSFLTYSLIGSLALHIGVLSSGIGNYLTRVPTEEDDAIEFAIVDSPTAEPEKPLEKIPEEPKKEPEIIQKQSIETPQVQKPVQEFIERPKIQPVQEQPKQTTQNPQPINREIAPNPQAPVTAVAPSINQGSEKLRGVLSELRDSRASQNTGGGGGSSGVLTGSGSGVALGTGLGSGSGSGTGSGSGSGSGSGTGSGIGSGTGNGVGNRPPVATAPIAPTPPKVNTSGDGNGNGRAACRECNAK is encoded by the coding sequence ATGAGCTTTTCTGGCATTACTGTCGAGCAACGTTCCAAAGAAGTTGAGGCTCTCAAGTCTTTTCTGACTTACAGTCTGATAGGTTCACTGGCGCTGCATATCGGCGTACTGTCCTCAGGCATAGGCAATTATTTGACGAGAGTGCCCACAGAAGAAGATGACGCAATAGAATTTGCGATCGTGGATTCTCCGACTGCCGAACCAGAAAAACCACTTGAAAAAATTCCAGAAGAACCGAAAAAAGAACCAGAGATTATCCAAAAACAGTCTATAGAAACTCCACAAGTACAAAAACCAGTACAAGAATTTATTGAAAGACCAAAAATTCAGCCAGTTCAAGAACAACCAAAACAAACTACTCAAAACCCACAACCAATAAATAGGGAAATTGCTCCCAATCCACAAGCCCCTGTGACAGCTGTTGCTCCCTCCATAAACCAAGGTAGTGAAAAGTTAAGAGGAGTTTTGAGCGAACTCAGAGATTCAAGAGCGAGTCAAAACACTGGCGGGGGTGGCGGTAGTAGTGGAGTTCTCACAGGCTCCGGTTCTGGTGTTGCTTTAGGTACAGGTTTAGGAAGTGGCTCTGGTAGTGGTACGGGTTCAGGAAGTGGCTCTGGCTCTGGTAGTGGTACAGGTTCAGGCATTGGCTCTGGTACAGGCAATGGAGTAGGGAACCGTCCGCCAGTAGCGACAGCGCCAATAGCGCCAACACCTCCAAAAGTTAACACTTCAGGTGATGGTAATGGGAATGGTCGTGCAGCCTGCCGTGAATGTAATGCCAAGTAA
- a CDS encoding MotA/TolQ/ExbB proton channel family protein, with the protein MGIQNLFTAGGVVMWPLLAFSVLGGALIIERIRFWVRINQRQSRVVRDVLNLYRLDNVVGAMDKLQKNADLPLARIFLAALELEEPNPEEFRLALERESQAEIPVLKRFQNIFETIIGLAPLLGLLGTVLGLITSFASLNLGDVGGTKTTGVTSGISEALVSTASGLIVAIFTLLFANTFRGLYQRQIALIQEYGGQLELLYRRRYEKGEKTYASTR; encoded by the coding sequence ATGGGAATTCAAAATTTGTTTACAGCAGGTGGTGTGGTCATGTGGCCCCTGCTGGCGTTTTCGGTATTGGGTGGGGCACTGATCATCGAGCGGATCAGATTTTGGGTACGGATAAATCAGCGTCAAAGCCGTGTGGTGCGAGATGTTTTGAATCTCTACCGACTCGATAATGTTGTCGGTGCAATGGATAAACTTCAGAAAAACGCAGATTTACCACTGGCACGCATTTTTCTGGCGGCTTTAGAGTTAGAAGAGCCAAATCCAGAAGAATTTCGTTTGGCTTTAGAACGTGAATCGCAGGCTGAGATCCCTGTTCTCAAACGCTTCCAAAACATTTTTGAGACAATTATCGGATTAGCGCCATTGTTGGGTCTACTTGGCACGGTGTTAGGATTGATAACCTCCTTTGCCTCCCTAAACCTTGGTGATGTGGGAGGCACTAAAACAACTGGTGTTACATCGGGGATTAGTGAAGCTTTGGTATCAACAGCATCAGGATTGATCGTTGCTATCTTTACACTCTTGTTTGCCAATACCTTCCGGGGGCTGTATCAACGGCAAATTGCACTAATTCAGGAGTATGGTGGACAGCTAGAATTACTCTACCGCCGTCGTTATGAAAAAGGAGAAAAAACTTATGCGTCTACCAGATGA
- a CDS encoding pyridoxamine 5'-phosphate oxidase family protein, giving the protein MSKLFDCITEELQDFIAAQHLFFVGSAPLSSTGHVNLSPKGQDSFRILSPNRVAYVDLTGSGNETSAHLQENGRITFMFCAFEEPACILRLYGQGRTILPSYPEWDSLHSLFLPIPGTRQIIVADIEKIQTSCGFGVPLYEYRGQRQTLVNWASKKGEEGVREYQQQKNLVSIDGLATPLGRLP; this is encoded by the coding sequence ATGTCTAAATTGTTTGACTGTATTACTGAGGAGCTACAAGACTTTATTGCTGCCCAACACCTTTTTTTTGTTGGCTCTGCACCTTTGAGTTCTACTGGTCATGTCAACCTATCTCCTAAAGGTCAGGACTCCTTTCGCATCCTCTCTCCCAACCGCGTAGCTTACGTAGACCTCACAGGTAGTGGCAACGAAACATCAGCCCATTTGCAAGAAAATGGGCGAATAACCTTCATGTTTTGTGCCTTTGAAGAACCCGCGTGTATCCTGCGTCTTTACGGCCAAGGAAGGACGATTTTACCGAGTTATCCAGAGTGGGACTCTCTTCACTCTCTATTTTTGCCAATACCTGGAACTCGTCAAATTATTGTCGCTGATATTGAAAAAATCCAGACCTCCTGTGGTTTTGGCGTACCACTTTATGAATACCGAGGTCAGCGCCAAACTTTAGTAAACTGGGCTAGTAAAAAAGGCGAAGAGGGAGTTCGAGAATATCAACAGCAGAAAAATCTTGTCAGCATTGATGGTTTAGCGACACCACTGGGTAGATTACCCTAA
- a CDS encoding ExbD/TolR family protein: MRLPDEPELPLQINILPMIDVIFAILTFFIMSTLFLTRSEGLPVNLPKASTAKQQQVPTKITITVDDKEQVSLNRQPIAIDDLTTKVRTLVGSNAEVLVIINADEKVDYGRVVAVMDRVRQVPGAKLAIATQR, from the coding sequence ATGCGTCTACCAGATGAGCCAGAACTTCCGCTACAGATCAACATCCTGCCGATGATTGACGTGATTTTTGCAATTTTGACATTTTTCATCATGTCCACTTTGTTTTTAACGCGATCAGAAGGTTTGCCAGTAAATTTACCGAAGGCTAGCACAGCCAAACAACAGCAAGTTCCTACTAAAATTACCATTACTGTAGATGACAAAGAACAAGTCAGCCTGAATCGTCAACCAATTGCAATTGATGATTTGACAACGAAAGTGCGGACTTTAGTTGGTTCTAACGCAGAAGTGTTAGTGATTATTAATGCTGATGAAAAAGTTGATTATGGTCGGGTGGTGGCTGTGATGGATCGGGTACGTCAGGTTCCGGGGGCAAAATTAGCGATCGCTACCCAAAGATAA
- a CDS encoding FHA domain-containing protein, with amino-acid sequence MTDFAQTEIERRLTLYEVFVKLYEHHSSLLDEILQLENLSQPSLTRVKTYYVNGVVDSAAVYLMTNLSDNHTQSLQQPQHIWTIGRNRASGICIADTHMSRRHAAIQYIDEQGFYLIDFNSTNGSFVNGDRAFGLTKLKDGDRIRLGNMTFDFFVNYKCRVLPTVAIDLLMQLVHRKNDYRVERLTSSHNRQKSLPEITGLNLNTFRNYAVVEKLENCYSNFSSEQKSEILDRFFSRDIPSNPA; translated from the coding sequence ATGACTGACTTTGCACAAACGGAAATAGAACGGCGACTAACTTTATATGAAGTATTTGTCAAGTTGTATGAACACCACAGCAGCCTTCTAGATGAAATTCTTCAGCTAGAAAACCTATCTCAACCTTCATTGACGAGAGTGAAGACATATTACGTAAATGGTGTAGTGGATAGTGCTGCTGTTTATTTGATGACTAACTTGTCCGACAATCACACTCAAAGTTTACAACAGCCACAGCATATCTGGACGATAGGTCGTAATCGTGCCAGTGGTATTTGCATTGCTGATACTCACATGTCTCGTCGCCATGCTGCTATTCAATATATTGACGAACAAGGTTTTTACTTAATTGATTTCAATAGTACCAATGGCTCGTTCGTAAATGGCGATCGCGCTTTTGGACTAACCAAGCTCAAAGATGGCGATCGCATCCGTCTTGGCAATATGACTTTTGATTTTTTTGTGAATTATAAGTGCCGCGTTTTGCCAACCGTAGCCATAGATTTATTGATGCAGCTTGTGCATCGAAAGAATGACTATAGAGTAGAAAGGCTGACTTCTTCTCACAATAGGCAAAAATCTCTACCAGAAATAACAGGTTTGAATTTAAATACTTTTAGAAATTACGCAGTGGTAGAGAAGCTTGAAAATTGTTATAGCAACTTCAGTTCAGAGCAGAAATCAGAAATTTTAGACCGCTTTTTTAGCAGAGATATACCGTCTAACCCCGCCTAA
- a CDS encoding transposase: MTRHYARGIDGGRVYDERPGNKGKNITVIGAMSDEGLIATMTFPGSLNTASFLVFIEQILLPSLWIGAIIVMDNLPVHYAGTAKSLIESVGAKVKFLPPYSPDLSPIELCWSKLKEIQRCG, encoded by the coding sequence ATGACACGACATTATGCCAGAGGTATTGACGGAGGAAGAGTCTATGATGAGCGACCGGGTAATAAAGGCAAAAATATTACTGTAATTGGAGCTATGAGTGATGAGGGCTTAATTGCCACTATGACTTTTCCAGGTAGTCTGAACACTGCTAGCTTTTTAGTTTTTATTGAGCAAATATTACTACCATCATTATGGATTGGAGCGATTATAGTTATGGATAACTTACCTGTACATTATGCTGGGACTGCAAAATCTTTAATAGAATCTGTTGGAGCAAAGGTTAAGTTTTTGCCTCCATACTCACCTGATTTATCACCAATTGAGTTATGTTGGTCAAAGTTAAAAGAAATTCAACGTTGCGGCTAA
- a CDS encoding IS630 transposase-related protein — protein sequence MAAYSIDLRQKILSAWQNKEGSQRELAKRFKVSLSFIRDFLRRYRETAEIAARPQGGDRRSKLNSIEQELLKVMVTKQSDIYLREIQEAIKERTEINVSISSLSRTLKRLKLNRKKKL from the coding sequence ATGGCAGCATATTCAATTGACTTACGACAAAAGATATTGAGTGCCTGGCAAAACAAAGAAGGCAGCCAAAGGGAATTAGCAAAACGATTTAAAGTCAGTTTGTCTTTTATCCGTGACTTTTTACGTCGATATCGAGAGACGGCAGAGATAGCTGCCAGACCCCAAGGAGGAGATCGCCGCTCTAAGCTTAATAGTATTGAGCAAGAATTATTAAAGGTAATGGTGACAAAGCAAAGCGATATATATTTGCGAGAAATTCAAGAAGCAATAAAAGAACGCACAGAAATAAATGTAAGTATATCAAGTTTATCCCGCACTCTTAAACGCTTAAAATTAAATCGTAAAAAAAAACTTTAG
- a CDS encoding thioesterase II family protein has protein sequence MTFNPWIICPQPNPQANLRLFCFPYAGGSSAIFRTWPNNLPTNVEICAVEYPGRGKQIKSAPLKRLEPLVEAIAPVLIPYLDKPFAFFGHSMGGLVSFELTRLLRSEYSLAPFHLFISARRAPQIPITKPPLHVLSDPDLLNELRSLNGTPKAVLESQELMQMFLPILRADFAVLETYIYAQKQPLECAITVFGGLQDREVIHEALQAWREQTIAAFSLHEFNSDHFFIHSHQESLLKLISQELQMRQRSL, from the coding sequence ATGACCTTCAATCCTTGGATTATCTGTCCCCAACCAAATCCTCAAGCTAATTTGCGTTTATTCTGCTTCCCTTACGCGGGTGGTAGCTCGGCAATTTTTCGCACATGGCCGAATAATCTACCTACTAATGTTGAAATTTGTGCTGTGGAATATCCGGGACGCGGAAAACAGATTAAGTCAGCACCCTTGAAACGATTAGAACCTCTTGTGGAAGCGATCGCTCCAGTTTTGATACCATACTTAGACAAACCATTCGCCTTCTTTGGGCACAGTATGGGGGGATTAGTTAGCTTTGAATTAACCCGTCTACTTCGCTCTGAGTATAGTCTTGCTCCCTTTCACCTCTTCATCTCTGCTCGTCGCGCCCCACAAATCCCTATCACCAAACCACCCCTCCACGTCCTATCAGACCCTGATTTGCTCAATGAGCTACGCAGTCTTAACGGTACACCCAAAGCAGTATTAGAAAGCCAGGAACTGATGCAGATGTTCCTTCCCATTTTGCGGGCAGATTTTGCCGTTCTGGAAACGTATATTTACGCTCAAAAACAGCCACTAGAGTGTGCTATTACTGTTTTTGGTGGTTTGCAAGACCGAGAAGTTATTCATGAGGCTCTGCAAGCATGGCGAGAGCAGACGATCGCTGCTTTCTCATTACATGAGTTTAACAGTGACCACTTTTTTATCCATTCACACCAAGAATCATTATTAAAACTTATATCTCAAGAATTACAGATGCGTCAGCGTAGCTTATGA
- the hetF gene encoding cell division protein HetF, which translates to MTQEFHISVTPVGQNDYLVRTEQVAPGVPLAEELVTWPIADWLMAAGHLMNDPLKSVLQGDPYASGGHESDIARNSVNLVALGQQFYNALFQGTLRDSWITAQGIAQNHQQVLRLRLGLKDTRLARLPWEVMHAGDRPLATGPYVAFSRFQSGILGASPLRSHIPTPRAEGGVKVLMVIASPSDQVRLDLQKQEAIKLQAELHRQTSRLAEGSSRFPEIELTVLDQPGREELTQALEQGRYHVLHYSGHSNLGNNGGEIYLVSRRTGLTEILTGDDLAGLLVNNNIQMAVFNSCLGAYTAASNASGDTGERNLAESLVKRGIRSVLAMSERIPDEVALTLTQLFYRNLSQGYPVDLCVSRVRQGLISAYGSHQMYWALPILYLQPEFDGFLSQETELSQSAESLNQYSSPLGITSTMYSAMSTTGYANADDTEMALGMEDMIPSGLTRDSSGLDWLGEDTWGDLVDEIEYDDPSYEEDSAIVSDLFRQLDNQKASTEPDQQIHENSLHQSQVSEEMTSLPEEADLWGEVPPPPPATGGNLEEKWQNSNSLRSQPAPPRNRTRRRKLWPIVGIVGISAIAAAIGLNWWWQNRPQAMPKIPVIPTQSLPDSQPIQKQPNIDLETAATGIVTATATEKLSQGELQGGLLAVEELLNRGALAAAETSLKLIPSKQADDPSVNFYKGRLAWQSIQTGDNNYSVDDARRYWETAAKAKPESLLYNNALGFAYYTEGNLNRANDSWFKALNLALKEQNTNSTSTKTAVPQDALTSYAGLALGLYKSALSQSSGKQTQYLNEAIKLRQMVLKSDRENFQVDKLAKNWLWTEKAIADWRSLLQEKGEEQ; encoded by the coding sequence GTGACCCAGGAATTCCACATTTCGGTAACTCCTGTAGGGCAAAATGACTACTTGGTGCGGACGGAACAAGTCGCGCCTGGGGTACCATTGGCAGAAGAATTGGTGACTTGGCCTATAGCCGATTGGTTGATGGCTGCTGGGCATTTAATGAATGACCCGTTGAAGTCGGTTTTGCAAGGAGATCCGTATGCTTCTGGCGGGCATGAAAGCGACATCGCCAGAAACTCTGTTAATTTGGTGGCGTTGGGTCAACAATTTTATAATGCCCTATTTCAAGGCACTCTCAGAGATAGTTGGATTACTGCCCAAGGTATTGCCCAGAACCATCAACAAGTACTACGCTTACGTTTGGGGCTAAAGGACACTAGGTTAGCTCGTTTGCCTTGGGAAGTGATGCACGCAGGCGATCGCCCTTTGGCTACTGGCCCTTATGTGGCTTTTTCTCGCTTCCAAAGTGGAATTTTGGGGGCTTCGCCTTTGCGATCGCATATACCCACACCACGAGCAGAAGGTGGTGTAAAAGTATTAATGGTAATTGCTTCTCCCTCAGATCAAGTCCGTCTTGATTTACAGAAACAGGAAGCTATCAAACTGCAAGCAGAACTTCACCGTCAAACATCACGACTTGCTGAAGGTAGCAGTCGTTTCCCAGAAATTGAACTCACTGTATTAGATCAACCAGGACGGGAAGAACTGACGCAAGCCCTAGAACAAGGCAGATACCACGTTCTACACTACTCTGGTCATAGTAATTTAGGCAATAATGGCGGAGAAATTTATCTTGTTAGTCGCAGAACTGGCTTAACGGAAATTTTGACTGGGGACGATCTGGCAGGTTTGCTTGTCAACAATAATATCCAAATGGCAGTGTTTAATTCCTGCTTGGGGGCGTACACAGCTGCATCTAATGCCTCTGGAGATACTGGCGAACGAAATCTCGCAGAAAGTCTGGTGAAGCGGGGAATTAGAAGCGTTTTGGCGATGTCAGAACGGATTCCAGATGAAGTGGCGTTGACGCTTACACAATTGTTTTACCGCAATTTGAGCCAGGGATATCCAGTAGATTTGTGTGTCAGTCGGGTGCGCCAAGGATTAATTTCTGCTTATGGTTCTCACCAGATGTACTGGGCATTACCGATTTTATATCTCCAGCCAGAATTTGACGGTTTTCTCAGCCAGGAAACTGAGTTATCTCAAAGTGCCGAGTCGCTGAATCAATATAGTTCGCCTTTAGGCATAACTTCCACAATGTACTCTGCGATGTCTACGACGGGCTACGCCAACGCCGATGATACTGAGATGGCTTTAGGAATGGAGGATATGATTCCTTCTGGTTTGACGCGTGACTCTTCTGGGTTGGACTGGCTGGGTGAAGATACTTGGGGCGATCTGGTTGATGAAATTGAGTATGATGACCCAAGTTATGAAGAAGATTCTGCCATAGTTTCGGATTTGTTTCGTCAGTTAGATAACCAAAAAGCCTCAACTGAACCGGATCAACAAATCCACGAAAATAGTCTTCACCAAAGCCAGGTTTCAGAGGAAATGACTTCTTTGCCAGAGGAAGCAGACTTATGGGGCGAAGTTCCACCGCCGCCACCTGCAACTGGTGGGAACCTTGAAGAAAAGTGGCAAAATTCTAATTCTTTGCGTTCGCAACCAGCCCCACCAAGAAATCGTACCCGTCGCCGCAAGCTGTGGCCGATTGTCGGTATTGTGGGGATCAGTGCGATCGCAGCTGCGATCGGTTTAAATTGGTGGTGGCAAAATCGACCCCAAGCAATGCCGAAAATACCAGTAATTCCTACCCAATCTCTACCTGATTCTCAACCGATTCAAAAACAGCCAAACATCGATTTAGAAACAGCAGCGACTGGGATTGTCACCGCTACTGCTACGGAAAAATTGAGCCAGGGTGAGTTGCAAGGTGGGTTGTTAGCTGTAGAAGAATTACTCAATCGGGGCGCACTAGCTGCGGCTGAAACTTCCTTAAAACTAATTCCCAGTAAACAAGCTGACGATCCATCTGTGAACTTTTACAAGGGACGATTAGCTTGGCAGTCTATTCAAACTGGAGACAATAACTATAGCGTTGATGATGCCCGCCGTTACTGGGAAACTGCTGCCAAAGCTAAACCCGAATCGCTTTTGTATAATAACGCTTTGGGATTTGCCTACTACACAGAGGGGAATCTGAATCGCGCCAATGATTCTTGGTTCAAAGCTTTGAATTTAGCTCTCAAAGAACAGAACACAAATTCAACATCCACAAAGACAGCAGTGCCTCAAGATGCTTTAACTTCTTATGCTGGTTTAGCTCTTGGATTGTATAAATCTGCACTTAGTCAATCTAGTGGGAAGCAGACGCAATATCTGAATGAAGCGATCAAATTGCGGCAAATGGTTCTCAAGTCTGATCGAGAAAATTTCCAGGTAGATAAATTAGCTAAAAATTGGCTGTGGACGGAGAAGGCGATCGCAGATTGGCGATCGCTCCTTCAGGAGAAAGGTGAAGAGCAGTAA